One Coffea arabica cultivar ET-39 chromosome 5c, Coffea Arabica ET-39 HiFi, whole genome shotgun sequence DNA window includes the following coding sequences:
- the LOC140003724 gene encoding synaptonemal complex protein 1-like isoform X1: MLLCHLPACSGACCNILLSSGIRFSQAHSLLTGQGAATFAVGCIGTDLVPFVGLSSSFVDPGRHKKLETPKVVTPRAVTKGTKGQVHTNSSNIGDLFSEGSLNPYADDPYAFD, from the exons ATGTTGCTCTGCCACTTACCCGCATGCTCTGGAGCCTGCTGCAACATTTTGTTGAGCTCTGGTATTCGGTTCTCCCAAGCCCATAGCCTTCTTACCGGCCAAGGAGCTGCCACCTTCGCTGTCGGCTGCATCGGTACAGATCTTGTGCCGTTCGTTGGCCTCTCCTCCTCTTTTGTT GACCCAGGCAGACATAAAAAACTAGAGACACCAAAAGTTGTTACACCTAGAGCTGTTACTAAG GGAACAAAGGGACAAGTTCATACAAATTCATCTAATATAGGTGATCTGTTTTCAGAAGGATCTCTGAATCCTTATGCAGATGATCCCTATGCATTTGATTAG